The following proteins come from a genomic window of Synechococcus sp. NB0720_010:
- a CDS encoding D-alanyl-D-alanine carboxypeptidase/D-alanyl-D-alanine-endopeptidase has translation MAGRRAGVLTGLGLALFPSLGLQAAAPDSRAISLPAPPPPLGFPQLQTQVSCPALQTRLRQVLGAEASVWSVSVGDGSGRLLADLNGLTPRIPASNQKMVTTAMALDRLGPDYSLTTRLWRRADGSLLLTGEGDPDFNTPQLQRFAKLALGQGGSSSPTPSAVRIQLQEEPPQRWWPAGWPGEDRVEAYGAPITRLAVTSNAKAMAVSDPPSRLQQLLAAEIKRQGGQASISTVAPTPNGSPPSSAVLLHEERSIGMHGLLSLANTESHNFTAEVLLRQAAGSWDQVTSQWRTSQWLAAQGLPMAGIKVVDGSGLDRGNRLTSRLLVALMLRMAQHPMADHYFASMAIAGERGTLRNYWYDTELQGQFFGKTGTIRGVRSVSGLLNTPAGPRYISMISNGSSAPNTVIGQLLRQTRNGALCP, from the coding sequence ATGGCGGGGCGGCGAGCAGGGGTTCTGACTGGCCTTGGCCTAGCGCTGTTCCCCTCGCTTGGCCTCCAGGCGGCCGCCCCTGACAGTCGGGCGATCTCCCTGCCTGCTCCACCGCCTCCACTGGGATTTCCGCAACTGCAGACCCAGGTCAGCTGTCCAGCGTTGCAGACACGCCTGCGGCAGGTGCTTGGTGCCGAAGCCAGCGTCTGGAGCGTGAGCGTTGGCGATGGCTCCGGTCGGCTCCTGGCGGATCTGAACGGTTTAACGCCCCGTATCCCAGCCTCCAACCAAAAGATGGTCACGACGGCCATGGCCTTGGACCGTCTCGGTCCCGACTACAGCCTCACGACCCGGCTCTGGCGTAGGGCCGATGGAAGCCTCCTGTTGACCGGTGAGGGGGATCCAGACTTCAACACCCCCCAGCTCCAGCGCTTCGCCAAGTTGGCGCTGGGACAAGGCGGCAGCAGCTCACCCACTCCCTCTGCGGTCCGTATCCAACTTCAGGAGGAGCCCCCCCAGCGCTGGTGGCCGGCAGGTTGGCCTGGTGAGGACCGTGTCGAGGCCTATGGCGCACCGATTACGCGTCTGGCTGTCACCAGCAATGCCAAGGCGATGGCCGTGAGCGACCCACCGAGTCGCCTTCAACAACTGTTGGCGGCAGAGATCAAACGTCAGGGAGGACAGGCCAGCATCAGCACCGTGGCACCGACCCCCAATGGGAGTCCCCCCTCCAGTGCGGTGTTGCTCCATGAGGAACGCTCGATCGGCATGCATGGCCTGTTGAGCCTGGCGAACACCGAGAGCCACAACTTCACTGCTGAGGTCCTGCTGCGCCAGGCCGCTGGAAGTTGGGACCAAGTCACAAGCCAGTGGCGTACAAGCCAATGGCTGGCCGCCCAAGGTCTACCGATGGCAGGGATCAAGGTGGTTGACGGCAGTGGTCTCGACCGCGGCAACCGCCTCACCAGCCGCCTGCTGGTGGCATTGATGTTGCGCATGGCGCAGCACCCAATGGCCGACCATTACTTCGCCTCAATGGCCATTGCCGGTGAGCGTGGAACCCTCCGCAACTACTGGTACGACACCGAGTTGCAGGGTCAGTTTTTCGGCAAAACCGGAACGATTCGAGGAGTGCGCTCCGTCAGCGGATTGCTGAACACCCCCGCTGGGCCTCGCTACATCAGCATGATTTCAAACGGGTCCAGCGCCCCCAATACGGTCATTGGACAACTGCTGCGTCAGACCCGCAACGGTGCGCTCTGCCCCTAG
- a CDS encoding DUF4330 domain-containing protein, translating into MPSLSRRFSLVDAGAAAAVVLAIGGVVWSPKLSGAVARATGGLQPVTVFVDVRNVPVANPPALIAAAKEQGKVSIVIRNQPHGSVAVDDVIPLQRQLAAVLADGKVVTAPDPNQQQLGNLDARFVLKGEGRKGAGGVVFGNQTLKIGAPIELEGRQFRLNGSVSGLQLGAS; encoded by the coding sequence ATGCCTTCGTTGTCGCGTCGTTTCTCGCTGGTGGATGCGGGGGCTGCGGCGGCTGTGGTTTTGGCCATTGGCGGTGTGGTGTGGAGCCCCAAGCTCAGTGGCGCCGTCGCCCGAGCCACCGGCGGTTTGCAGCCAGTGACGGTGTTCGTCGATGTCCGTAACGTCCCTGTGGCCAATCCGCCTGCGCTCATCGCCGCTGCAAAGGAGCAAGGCAAGGTCTCGATCGTGATCCGCAACCAGCCCCACGGCTCGGTGGCGGTGGATGACGTCATTCCTCTGCAGCGTCAACTGGCCGCCGTTCTGGCCGATGGGAAGGTCGTCACCGCTCCCGATCCCAACCAACAGCAATTGGGCAACCTGGATGCCCGCTTTGTGCTCAAAGGGGAGGGCCGCAAGGGAGCCGGTGGAGTGGTGTTCGGAAACCAGACGCTCAAAATTGGTGCTCCCATTGAGTTGGAGGGACGGCAATTCAGGCTCAATGGCTCCGTCTCTGGGCTCCAACTCGGGGCCTCCTGA
- a CDS encoding DUF1995 family protein translates to MLPADLRRAEAEAVEAIAAALASQAKGFWTAEFRFEGLRILPVSLRLLAALLPAHAEARLVFPDAGAAALAKRDAAEQAGSITELSGIKRLQQADGGSDGLLVLVAPTPADYEDVEAVCAQHRGSVVLLNGKLEDAAVGIGTVARERRKGFLAIWQSAYALIPTGEGALRRAYPQDWQLYRRDPDGYRFVKDFELKPDAEQMADALEGEGGGVARGLKAVDRLIEGLQN, encoded by the coding sequence ATGCTCCCCGCTGATCTGCGACGCGCTGAAGCTGAAGCTGTTGAAGCGATTGCCGCTGCCCTTGCCAGCCAAGCCAAAGGCTTCTGGACCGCAGAATTTCGGTTTGAAGGACTGCGCATCCTGCCGGTCTCGCTGCGCCTGTTGGCAGCGCTTTTGCCTGCCCATGCTGAGGCCCGTTTGGTCTTCCCTGACGCCGGTGCAGCGGCCCTGGCCAAGCGGGACGCAGCGGAGCAGGCGGGCAGCATCACCGAACTCAGCGGAATCAAGCGACTCCAGCAGGCCGACGGCGGTAGCGATGGGCTTCTGGTCCTGGTAGCCCCGACCCCGGCGGACTACGAGGACGTTGAAGCCGTCTGCGCTCAGCACCGCGGCAGTGTTGTTCTGCTGAACGGAAAATTGGAGGATGCCGCGGTAGGGATTGGGACTGTGGCGCGCGAGCGTCGCAAGGGCTTCCTCGCCATCTGGCAGTCCGCCTATGCCCTCATCCCCACCGGGGAGGGCGCACTCAGACGTGCCTATCCCCAGGACTGGCAGCTCTACCGGCGAGACCCCGACGGCTATCGCTTCGTCAAGGACTTCGAGCTCAAGCCAGATGCTGAGCAGATGGCCGACGCCCTTGAGGGTGAAGGCGGCGGGGTCGCTCGAGGACTCAAGGCCGTTGATCGCCTGATCGAGGGGCTCCAGAACTAG
- a CDS encoding cysteine desulfurase family protein — translation MTSDLRQYLDCAATTPLAPEVQAEIQRVDREAWANPSSLHAFGLAAAEQLERSRQQIAAQLGCGGDLIFTSGGSESIHLALLGAAAELWDGQGSAPRLLLSAVEHPATEAAALQLQRKGWQLERIPVDRQGFIDLAVLESQLAPPTRLVSLIWGQSEVGTLQPMDLVGRLCRQAGVLLHVDAVQVAAQRPIDFDALPIDLLSVASHKLSGPRGVGALLIRDQVPVRPIQSGGGQEQGIRAGTEPVPLIAGFAKALELLNIQRFQGTKDPLIERRDALLTGLLQLPGVELTGPDPLQDPEQRLSNHISLLVASPQGVPLSGRSVVRAMSRLGYGISSGSACSSSKAAGSPILEAMGIAPERSSSGLRLSLGSWHRDADLAPVPIALREAIAAVMAD, via the coding sequence ATGACTTCGGATCTTCGCCAATACCTCGATTGCGCCGCGACCACCCCGTTGGCGCCAGAGGTTCAGGCGGAGATCCAACGGGTGGATCGCGAGGCCTGGGCGAATCCATCCAGCCTGCATGCCTTCGGCCTGGCCGCCGCCGAACAGCTCGAGCGCAGCCGCCAACAGATCGCTGCTCAGCTGGGCTGCGGTGGGGACCTGATCTTTACCTCCGGCGGTTCCGAATCAATTCATCTCGCCCTACTCGGTGCCGCTGCTGAGCTCTGGGACGGGCAAGGGTCAGCACCTCGGCTCTTGCTCTCTGCGGTTGAGCACCCCGCCACCGAAGCGGCGGCGCTGCAGCTGCAACGGAAGGGTTGGCAGCTCGAGCGCATCCCGGTGGATCGCCAGGGCTTCATTGATCTTGCGGTCCTGGAGTCGCAGCTCGCGCCACCGACCCGTTTGGTGTCGTTGATCTGGGGTCAGAGCGAGGTCGGCACCCTCCAGCCCATGGACCTGGTCGGTCGGCTCTGCCGTCAAGCAGGGGTGCTGCTGCATGTGGATGCTGTGCAGGTGGCTGCGCAACGGCCGATTGATTTCGATGCGCTGCCCATTGATTTACTCAGCGTCGCCAGTCACAAGCTCAGTGGACCCCGGGGTGTTGGCGCCCTCTTGATTCGGGATCAGGTGCCAGTCCGCCCAATCCAGTCCGGTGGCGGCCAGGAGCAGGGGATCCGTGCTGGGACCGAACCGGTGCCCTTGATTGCGGGCTTTGCCAAGGCTCTGGAGTTGCTCAACATCCAGCGCTTTCAAGGGACGAAAGATCCGCTGATTGAAAGGCGTGACGCACTGCTGACGGGTTTGCTCCAGCTGCCCGGAGTGGAGCTGACCGGTCCTGATCCCCTTCAGGATCCTGAACAGCGCCTGTCGAATCACATCAGCTTGTTGGTCGCGTCGCCGCAGGGCGTGCCCCTCTCCGGACGCTCCGTCGTTCGGGCCATGTCACGTCTGGGCTACGGGATCAGCAGCGGCTCGGCCTGCAGCAGCTCCAAGGCGGCCGGCAGTCCGATCCTCGAAGCCATGGGAATCGCACCAGAGCGCAGCTCCAGCGGCCTGCGCCTCAGTTTGGGGTCCTGGCATCGCGACGCTGACCTTGCGCCTGTCCCGATCGCTTTGCGGGAGGCCATCGCCGCAGTGATGGCTGATTAG